The sequence below is a genomic window from Streptomyces sp. V1I1.
ACATCCGGCCCGACCTGTCGGCCCCCGTACACGGCAACCGGTCCCACCTCTCCTTCAGCTCTGGCCCACACGAGTGCCCCGGCCAGGACATCGGCCGCGCCATTGCGGACACGGGCATCGACACTCTGCTGACGCTGCTCCCCGGCCTCGAACTCGCGGTACCAGCCTCCGAGTTGAAGACGAGCGCCGCCTGGCTGTCCGAGCGTGTGTACTCCCTGCCCGTGCGGTTCAAGCCGCAGTCGTCGAGCGGCACCGGGCAGCGTGTCGCAGCGGACGCACCGCCGAAGTCGCAGCCGCTGCCTGACACAGCTCCCGTTTCCACCCCGATCGCGGAGCCTGCCCCGCTACCCGCCGCAGCGGACCGCCGCTGGTGGAGTTCGTGGGTTTTCTGGCGTTGACTCCCGCTCCCCGCCCTAGAGGGCAGGGATTCCTACCACGGTCGGCTGACCGTCTCGGTGGGTTCCTGCTTCAACGCGCTGTGCCGGTACGAGTACCGGTCTTACCTGCGCTCGACAGGCTGACACCGCCAGTCCGGCGGCCTTGGCGACGTTGACCGCCGCGTTGATGTCCCGGTCGAGGACGGCCCCGCACGCCTCACACGTCCAGATGCGGACGTGCAGGGGCTTGGGGCCGTCCTTGACGCCGCAGGCCGAGCAGACCTGAGAGGTCGGCTCGAAGCGTCCGATGCGGTGGAAGGTGCGGCCGAACTTGGCGGCCTTGTATTCCAGCATCGCGACGAACGCTGACCATCCGGCGTCGTGCACGGACTTGGCCAGGCGCGTGCGGGCGAGTCCCTTCACCGCCAGGCCCTCCACCGCGACCGCTTGGTTGTCGCGGATCAGCTTGGTGGAGAGCTGGTGGTGGAACTCGCGCCGCGCGTCGGCCACCTGTGCGTGAGCACAGGCGACCTTGACCCTGGCCGTGCCCCTGTTTCTCGATCCCTCGGCCTTGCGGCTGAGGGCTTGCTGTGTGCGCTTGAGCTTCTTCTCCGCCCGGCGCAGGAAGCGCGGAGCGTCGATCTTCGTACCGTCCGAGAGGACCGCGAAGTGCCCCAAGCCGAGGCCGATACCGACGACCTGTCCGGTCTCCGGCAGCGTCTCAGGGTCGGTCTCGACGACGAATGAGGCGAAGTACCTACCGGCCGCGTCCTTGATCACGGTCACCGTAGACGGGGCCGAGGGGAGATTGCGGGACCACTTGACCCGTACGTTGCCGATCTTCGGCAGGGACAGGTCAGCACCGGTCGTGACCTTCCAGCGGGCGTTGGCGGTGAACCGTACAGCCTGCCGGTTGTCCTTGCGGCTCTTGAACCGGGGTGCGCCCATGCGGGGGCGCTTGCCCTTGAGTCCGTCGAAGAAGTTCCGGTAGGCGGTGTCCAGGTCCCGGAGAGACTGCTGCAACACCACAGCGGACACTTCGCCGAGCCAGGCGCGTTCCTCGGTCTTCTTCGCCTCGGTGATCAGCAGCTTGGACAGGTCCCCGGTCTTCGGGAACGCCTCGCCGCCTGCGCGTGCGGTCTCACGGGCGCGGAGCGCGTCGTTGTAG
It includes:
- a CDS encoding RNA-guided endonuclease TnpB family protein; the encoded protein is MQLRYSFRLYPNGPQRSALARAFGCARVVYNDALRARETARAGGEAFPKTGDLSKLLITEAKKTEERAWLGEVSAVVLQQSLRDLDTAYRNFFDGLKGKRPRMGAPRFKSRKDNRQAVRFTANARWKVTTGADLSLPKIGNVRVKWSRNLPSAPSTVTVIKDAAGRYFASFVVETDPETLPETGQVVGIGLGLGHFAVLSDGTKIDAPRFLRRAEKKLKRTQQALSRKAEGSRNRGTARVKVACAHAQVADARREFHHQLSTKLIRDNQAVAVEGLAVKGLARTRLAKSVHDAGWSAFVAMLEYKAAKFGRTFHRIGRFEPTSQVCSACGVKDGPKPLHVRIWTCEACGAVLDRDINAAVNVAKAAGLAVSACRAQVRPVLVPAQRVEAGTHRDGQPTVVGIPAL